In Xiphophorus couchianus chromosome 8, X_couchianus-1.0, whole genome shotgun sequence, the following proteins share a genomic window:
- the odf2a gene encoding outer dense fiber protein 2 isoform X1, which translates to MNKAMRNLSGSPRVQVHVSNAEGLYLHVKRTTPSETSQRTMSKDRSPLRPSANVKTRLPWIPPGKASYKWEGPTHCLEIKPPEPEPELELRLSDLASEEEQHLRSRISQYEKKIESLMSEVSSLRTEVEHRRKEQVLGRKSEQQDDPQQVTAKPEEELAEESKELQEWRNSQLRESIGRKLQETRQSSPDGFPKDPELLLQKLREAEADAAAAAKQVSALKEYICKLGDSVKNKIMWSGLDQQKELLLGKLEAFEVTNRALRHLLREQRESQMESVGLSEQRKVLLKSLADMEAWNAVLVKKLQEKEKELHQLSTQLDSEKEKARRSADLSQNLDATRARLQGQLRRKEAKNNRLIVQIKSLERAASQHLAEAEQVAQQLGRAKQEAEEEQEALKRASQVQKQRAERCEGTADQLSAQLLQREKQAAEALASADAWQRRHGEEAEKKGQLEVELNLLTSRISDLTDQLQAIQDSGRLENQALLDRLQALTAQKAAAQLETKRLKAAVSAADEKQSRTEAELQQVRTSIKQCEVLLDNYKIQVGNTRAEAEQARAQVAQAERDAQAVRVELEREKEQIRRELQGRLSELEVLPEALRRCQLQLQEAQEEERSRERRNLELSGNLTELRLKVDTQGRQTDLLRQKNQLLMEENRQLQLKVESLERKLSDVSSQNSDLLTVVSKREKTIRTNQLSLEEKTRECSLLSRRLEEAVNDARQQISETRERAANKERSTQTTIMDLEAQLSRTAAELEQLGHNIEEAERRYQSRLQDLQDRLEQSDSTNRSLQNYVQFLKASYANVFSDGFLSGPRRSPSPV; encoded by the exons atg AACAAAGCCATGAGGAACCTGTCCGGTTCGCCCCGGGTGCAGGTCCACGTCAGTAATGCCGAAGGGCTCTACCTGCACGTGAAGAGGACGACTCCCAGCGAGACGTctcag CGGACGATGAGCAAGGACAGGTCGCCGCTCCGTCCCTCCGCCAACGTCAAAACGCGTCTTCCGTGGATTCCTCCAGGAAAGGCTTCCTACAAATGGGAG GGACCGACCCACTGTCTGGAGATCAAACcgccagaaccggaaccagaacttGAGCTGCGGCTGTCCGACCTCGCCTCAGAGGAAGAGCAGCATCTGCGCAGCCGCATCAGCCAGTATGAGAAGAAGATCGAGAGCCTGATGAGCGAGGTCAGCTCTCTGAGGACCGAG GTGGAACACCGCAGGAAGGAGCAGGTCCTGGGCCGCAAGTCGGAGCAGCAGGACGACCCCCAGCAAGTGACCGCCAAGCCGGAGGAGGAGCTGGCCGAGGAGAGCAAGGAGCTGCAGGAGTGGAGAAACAGCCAGCTGCGGGAGTCCATAGGGAGGAAACTGCAGGAGACCAGACAGAGCAG TCCAGACGGTTTTCCGAAGGATCCGGAGCTTCTCCTCCAGAAGTTGAGGGAAGCAGAAGCTGACGCCGCTGCAGCTGCTAAGCAGGTTTCTGCTCTGAAGGAATACATCTGCAAGTTGGGCGACTCGGTAAAAAAC AAGATAATGTGGTCCGGTCTGGACCAGCagaaggagctgctgctggggaAGCTGGAGGCGTTCGAGGTCACCAACCGAGCCCTGCGACATCTGCTGCGGGAGCAGCGCGAGTCCCAG ATGGAGTCCGTCGGCCTGTCGGAGCAGAGGAAGGTTCTCCTGAAGTCGCTCGCTGACATGGAGGCCTGGAACGCC gTGCTGGTTAAGAAGCTtcaggagaaggagaaggagctTCATCAGCTTTCCACCCAGCTGGACTCTGAGAAG GAGAAAGCGAGGAGGTCGGCGGATTTATCCCAGAATCTGGACGCCACCAGAGCTCGTCTGCAGGGTCAGCTGCGGAGAAAAGAGGCCAAGAACAACCGGCTCATCGTCCAGattaag AGCCTGGAGCGGGCGGCCAGTCAGCATCTGGCAGAGGCGGAGCAGGTGGCGCAGCAGCTGGGCCGGGCGAAgcaggaggcggaggaggagcaggaggcaCTGAAACGGGCCAGCCAGGTCCAGAAGCAGCGGGCGGAGCGCTGCGAGGGCACAGCGGATCAGCTGAGCGCACAACTGCTGCAGAGG GAGAAGCAGGCCGCCGAGGCTCTGGCTTCAGCTGACGCCTGGCAGCGTCGACATGGagaggaagcagagaagaagggtcagctggaggtggagctgaACCTGCTGACcag CCGGATTTCGGACCTGACCGATCAGCTGCAGGCCATTCAGGATTCAGGTCGGCTGGAGAACCAGGCGCTGCTGGACCGGCTGCAGGCGCTGACGGCGCAGAAAGCCGCCGCCCAGCTGGAGACCAAGAGGCTGAAG GCTGCCGTGTCGGCGGCCGACGAGAAGCAGAGCCGAACCGAGGCGGAGCTGCAGCAGGTCAGAACCTCCATCAAGCAGTGTGAGGTTCTGCTGGACAACTACAAGATCCAG GTGGGGAACACGCGGGCCGAGGCGGAGCAGGCCCGGGCCCAGGTGGCGCAGGCGGAGCGGGACGCCCAGGCCGTCCGGGTGGAGctggagagggagaaggagcaGATCCGGCGGGAGCTGCAGGGCCGGCTGTCGGAGCTGGAGGTTCTGCCGGAGGCTCTGCGGCGCtgccagctgcagctgcaggaggcGCAGGAGGAGGAGCGCAGCCGCGAGAGGCGCAACCTGGAGCTGAGCGGCAACCTGACGGAGCTGCGGCTGAAG GTGGACACCCAGGGCCGCCAAACGGACCTGCTCCGGCAGAAGAACCAGCTGCTGATGGAGGAGAACCGGCAGCTCCAGCTGAAGGTGGAGTCTCTGGAGAG GAAGCTGAGCGACGTCTCCAGCCAGAACTCGGACCTTCTGACCGTCGTCTCCAAGCGGGAGAAGACCATCCGCACCAATCAGCTCTCCCTGGAAGAAAAGACCAGAGAGTGTTCGCTGCTGAGCCGGAGGCTGGAGGAGGCTGTGAATGACGCGCGCCAGCAG ATCTCAGAGACCAGAGAACGAGCCGCCAACAAGGAGCGCTCCACCCAGACCACCATCATGGACCTGGAGGCGCAGCTGAGCCGGACCGCCGCCGAGCTGGAGCAGCTGGGCCACAACATAGAGGAG GCGGAGAGGCGGTACCAGAGCCGCCTGCAGGACCTCCAGGACCGCCTGGAGCAGTCGGACAGCACCAACCGCAGCCTGCAGAACTACGTCCAGTTCCTCAAAGCGTCCTACGCCAACGTGTTCAGTGACGGGTTCCTCAGCGGGCCCCGGCGCTCCCCGTCACCCGTCTGA
- the odf2a gene encoding outer dense fiber protein 2 isoform X2 gives MNKAMRNLSGSPRVQVHVSNAEGLYLHVKRTTPSETSQRTMSKDRSPLRPSANVKTRLPWIPPGKASYKWEGPTHCLEIKPPEPEPELELRLSDLASEEEQHLRSRISQYEKKIESLMSEVSSLRTEVEHRRKEQVLGRKSEQQDDPQQVTAKPEEELAEESKELQEWRNSQLRESIGRKLQETRQSSPDGFPKDPELLLQKLREAEADAAAAAKQVSALKEYICKLGDSKIMWSGLDQQKELLLGKLEAFEVTNRALRHLLREQRESQMESVGLSEQRKVLLKSLADMEAWNAVLVKKLQEKEKELHQLSTQLDSEKEKARRSADLSQNLDATRARLQGQLRRKEAKNNRLIVQIKSLERAASQHLAEAEQVAQQLGRAKQEAEEEQEALKRASQVQKQRAERCEGTADQLSAQLLQREKQAAEALASADAWQRRHGEEAEKKGQLEVELNLLTSRISDLTDQLQAIQDSGRLENQALLDRLQALTAQKAAAQLETKRLKAAVSAADEKQSRTEAELQQVRTSIKQCEVLLDNYKIQVGNTRAEAEQARAQVAQAERDAQAVRVELEREKEQIRRELQGRLSELEVLPEALRRCQLQLQEAQEEERSRERRNLELSGNLTELRLKVDTQGRQTDLLRQKNQLLMEENRQLQLKVESLERKLSDVSSQNSDLLTVVSKREKTIRTNQLSLEEKTRECSLLSRRLEEAVNDARQQISETRERAANKERSTQTTIMDLEAQLSRTAAELEQLGHNIEEAERRYQSRLQDLQDRLEQSDSTNRSLQNYVQFLKASYANVFSDGFLSGPRRSPSPV, from the exons atg AACAAAGCCATGAGGAACCTGTCCGGTTCGCCCCGGGTGCAGGTCCACGTCAGTAATGCCGAAGGGCTCTACCTGCACGTGAAGAGGACGACTCCCAGCGAGACGTctcag CGGACGATGAGCAAGGACAGGTCGCCGCTCCGTCCCTCCGCCAACGTCAAAACGCGTCTTCCGTGGATTCCTCCAGGAAAGGCTTCCTACAAATGGGAG GGACCGACCCACTGTCTGGAGATCAAACcgccagaaccggaaccagaacttGAGCTGCGGCTGTCCGACCTCGCCTCAGAGGAAGAGCAGCATCTGCGCAGCCGCATCAGCCAGTATGAGAAGAAGATCGAGAGCCTGATGAGCGAGGTCAGCTCTCTGAGGACCGAG GTGGAACACCGCAGGAAGGAGCAGGTCCTGGGCCGCAAGTCGGAGCAGCAGGACGACCCCCAGCAAGTGACCGCCAAGCCGGAGGAGGAGCTGGCCGAGGAGAGCAAGGAGCTGCAGGAGTGGAGAAACAGCCAGCTGCGGGAGTCCATAGGGAGGAAACTGCAGGAGACCAGACAGAGCAG TCCAGACGGTTTTCCGAAGGATCCGGAGCTTCTCCTCCAGAAGTTGAGGGAAGCAGAAGCTGACGCCGCTGCAGCTGCTAAGCAGGTTTCTGCTCTGAAGGAATACATCTGCAAGTTGGGCGACTCG AAGATAATGTGGTCCGGTCTGGACCAGCagaaggagctgctgctggggaAGCTGGAGGCGTTCGAGGTCACCAACCGAGCCCTGCGACATCTGCTGCGGGAGCAGCGCGAGTCCCAG ATGGAGTCCGTCGGCCTGTCGGAGCAGAGGAAGGTTCTCCTGAAGTCGCTCGCTGACATGGAGGCCTGGAACGCC gTGCTGGTTAAGAAGCTtcaggagaaggagaaggagctTCATCAGCTTTCCACCCAGCTGGACTCTGAGAAG GAGAAAGCGAGGAGGTCGGCGGATTTATCCCAGAATCTGGACGCCACCAGAGCTCGTCTGCAGGGTCAGCTGCGGAGAAAAGAGGCCAAGAACAACCGGCTCATCGTCCAGattaag AGCCTGGAGCGGGCGGCCAGTCAGCATCTGGCAGAGGCGGAGCAGGTGGCGCAGCAGCTGGGCCGGGCGAAgcaggaggcggaggaggagcaggaggcaCTGAAACGGGCCAGCCAGGTCCAGAAGCAGCGGGCGGAGCGCTGCGAGGGCACAGCGGATCAGCTGAGCGCACAACTGCTGCAGAGG GAGAAGCAGGCCGCCGAGGCTCTGGCTTCAGCTGACGCCTGGCAGCGTCGACATGGagaggaagcagagaagaagggtcagctggaggtggagctgaACCTGCTGACcag CCGGATTTCGGACCTGACCGATCAGCTGCAGGCCATTCAGGATTCAGGTCGGCTGGAGAACCAGGCGCTGCTGGACCGGCTGCAGGCGCTGACGGCGCAGAAAGCCGCCGCCCAGCTGGAGACCAAGAGGCTGAAG GCTGCCGTGTCGGCGGCCGACGAGAAGCAGAGCCGAACCGAGGCGGAGCTGCAGCAGGTCAGAACCTCCATCAAGCAGTGTGAGGTTCTGCTGGACAACTACAAGATCCAG GTGGGGAACACGCGGGCCGAGGCGGAGCAGGCCCGGGCCCAGGTGGCGCAGGCGGAGCGGGACGCCCAGGCCGTCCGGGTGGAGctggagagggagaaggagcaGATCCGGCGGGAGCTGCAGGGCCGGCTGTCGGAGCTGGAGGTTCTGCCGGAGGCTCTGCGGCGCtgccagctgcagctgcaggaggcGCAGGAGGAGGAGCGCAGCCGCGAGAGGCGCAACCTGGAGCTGAGCGGCAACCTGACGGAGCTGCGGCTGAAG GTGGACACCCAGGGCCGCCAAACGGACCTGCTCCGGCAGAAGAACCAGCTGCTGATGGAGGAGAACCGGCAGCTCCAGCTGAAGGTGGAGTCTCTGGAGAG GAAGCTGAGCGACGTCTCCAGCCAGAACTCGGACCTTCTGACCGTCGTCTCCAAGCGGGAGAAGACCATCCGCACCAATCAGCTCTCCCTGGAAGAAAAGACCAGAGAGTGTTCGCTGCTGAGCCGGAGGCTGGAGGAGGCTGTGAATGACGCGCGCCAGCAG ATCTCAGAGACCAGAGAACGAGCCGCCAACAAGGAGCGCTCCACCCAGACCACCATCATGGACCTGGAGGCGCAGCTGAGCCGGACCGCCGCCGAGCTGGAGCAGCTGGGCCACAACATAGAGGAG GCGGAGAGGCGGTACCAGAGCCGCCTGCAGGACCTCCAGGACCGCCTGGAGCAGTCGGACAGCACCAACCGCAGCCTGCAGAACTACGTCCAGTTCCTCAAAGCGTCCTACGCCAACGTGTTCAGTGACGGGTTCCTCAGCGGGCCCCGGCGCTCCCCGTCACCCGTCTGA
- the odf2a gene encoding outer dense fiber protein 2 isoform X3: protein MRNLSGSPRVQVHVSNAEGLYLHVKRTTPSETSQRTMSKDRSPLRPSANVKTRLPWIPPGKASYKWEGPTHCLEIKPPEPEPELELRLSDLASEEEQHLRSRISQYEKKIESLMSEVSSLRTEVEHRRKEQVLGRKSEQQDDPQQVTAKPEEELAEESKELQEWRNSQLRESIGRKLQETRQSSPDGFPKDPELLLQKLREAEADAAAAAKQVSALKEYICKLGDSVKNKIMWSGLDQQKELLLGKLEAFEVTNRALRHLLREQRESQMESVGLSEQRKVLLKSLADMEAWNAVLVKKLQEKEKELHQLSTQLDSEKEKARRSADLSQNLDATRARLQGQLRRKEAKNNRLIVQIKSLERAASQHLAEAEQVAQQLGRAKQEAEEEQEALKRASQVQKQRAERCEGTADQLSAQLLQREKQAAEALASADAWQRRHGEEAEKKGQLEVELNLLTSRISDLTDQLQAIQDSGRLENQALLDRLQALTAQKAAAQLETKRLKAAVSAADEKQSRTEAELQQVRTSIKQCEVLLDNYKIQVGNTRAEAEQARAQVAQAERDAQAVRVELEREKEQIRRELQGRLSELEVLPEALRRCQLQLQEAQEEERSRERRNLELSGNLTELRLKVDTQGRQTDLLRQKNQLLMEENRQLQLKVESLERKLSDVSSQNSDLLTVVSKREKTIRTNQLSLEEKTRECSLLSRRLEEAVNDARQQISETRERAANKERSTQTTIMDLEAQLSRTAAELEQLGHNIEEAERRYQSRLQDLQDRLEQSDSTNRSLQNYVQFLKASYANVFSDGFLSGPRRSPSPV from the exons ATGAGGAACCTGTCCGGTTCGCCCCGGGTGCAGGTCCACGTCAGTAATGCCGAAGGGCTCTACCTGCACGTGAAGAGGACGACTCCCAGCGAGACGTctcag CGGACGATGAGCAAGGACAGGTCGCCGCTCCGTCCCTCCGCCAACGTCAAAACGCGTCTTCCGTGGATTCCTCCAGGAAAGGCTTCCTACAAATGGGAG GGACCGACCCACTGTCTGGAGATCAAACcgccagaaccggaaccagaacttGAGCTGCGGCTGTCCGACCTCGCCTCAGAGGAAGAGCAGCATCTGCGCAGCCGCATCAGCCAGTATGAGAAGAAGATCGAGAGCCTGATGAGCGAGGTCAGCTCTCTGAGGACCGAG GTGGAACACCGCAGGAAGGAGCAGGTCCTGGGCCGCAAGTCGGAGCAGCAGGACGACCCCCAGCAAGTGACCGCCAAGCCGGAGGAGGAGCTGGCCGAGGAGAGCAAGGAGCTGCAGGAGTGGAGAAACAGCCAGCTGCGGGAGTCCATAGGGAGGAAACTGCAGGAGACCAGACAGAGCAG TCCAGACGGTTTTCCGAAGGATCCGGAGCTTCTCCTCCAGAAGTTGAGGGAAGCAGAAGCTGACGCCGCTGCAGCTGCTAAGCAGGTTTCTGCTCTGAAGGAATACATCTGCAAGTTGGGCGACTCGGTAAAAAAC AAGATAATGTGGTCCGGTCTGGACCAGCagaaggagctgctgctggggaAGCTGGAGGCGTTCGAGGTCACCAACCGAGCCCTGCGACATCTGCTGCGGGAGCAGCGCGAGTCCCAG ATGGAGTCCGTCGGCCTGTCGGAGCAGAGGAAGGTTCTCCTGAAGTCGCTCGCTGACATGGAGGCCTGGAACGCC gTGCTGGTTAAGAAGCTtcaggagaaggagaaggagctTCATCAGCTTTCCACCCAGCTGGACTCTGAGAAG GAGAAAGCGAGGAGGTCGGCGGATTTATCCCAGAATCTGGACGCCACCAGAGCTCGTCTGCAGGGTCAGCTGCGGAGAAAAGAGGCCAAGAACAACCGGCTCATCGTCCAGattaag AGCCTGGAGCGGGCGGCCAGTCAGCATCTGGCAGAGGCGGAGCAGGTGGCGCAGCAGCTGGGCCGGGCGAAgcaggaggcggaggaggagcaggaggcaCTGAAACGGGCCAGCCAGGTCCAGAAGCAGCGGGCGGAGCGCTGCGAGGGCACAGCGGATCAGCTGAGCGCACAACTGCTGCAGAGG GAGAAGCAGGCCGCCGAGGCTCTGGCTTCAGCTGACGCCTGGCAGCGTCGACATGGagaggaagcagagaagaagggtcagctggaggtggagctgaACCTGCTGACcag CCGGATTTCGGACCTGACCGATCAGCTGCAGGCCATTCAGGATTCAGGTCGGCTGGAGAACCAGGCGCTGCTGGACCGGCTGCAGGCGCTGACGGCGCAGAAAGCCGCCGCCCAGCTGGAGACCAAGAGGCTGAAG GCTGCCGTGTCGGCGGCCGACGAGAAGCAGAGCCGAACCGAGGCGGAGCTGCAGCAGGTCAGAACCTCCATCAAGCAGTGTGAGGTTCTGCTGGACAACTACAAGATCCAG GTGGGGAACACGCGGGCCGAGGCGGAGCAGGCCCGGGCCCAGGTGGCGCAGGCGGAGCGGGACGCCCAGGCCGTCCGGGTGGAGctggagagggagaaggagcaGATCCGGCGGGAGCTGCAGGGCCGGCTGTCGGAGCTGGAGGTTCTGCCGGAGGCTCTGCGGCGCtgccagctgcagctgcaggaggcGCAGGAGGAGGAGCGCAGCCGCGAGAGGCGCAACCTGGAGCTGAGCGGCAACCTGACGGAGCTGCGGCTGAAG GTGGACACCCAGGGCCGCCAAACGGACCTGCTCCGGCAGAAGAACCAGCTGCTGATGGAGGAGAACCGGCAGCTCCAGCTGAAGGTGGAGTCTCTGGAGAG GAAGCTGAGCGACGTCTCCAGCCAGAACTCGGACCTTCTGACCGTCGTCTCCAAGCGGGAGAAGACCATCCGCACCAATCAGCTCTCCCTGGAAGAAAAGACCAGAGAGTGTTCGCTGCTGAGCCGGAGGCTGGAGGAGGCTGTGAATGACGCGCGCCAGCAG ATCTCAGAGACCAGAGAACGAGCCGCCAACAAGGAGCGCTCCACCCAGACCACCATCATGGACCTGGAGGCGCAGCTGAGCCGGACCGCCGCCGAGCTGGAGCAGCTGGGCCACAACATAGAGGAG GCGGAGAGGCGGTACCAGAGCCGCCTGCAGGACCTCCAGGACCGCCTGGAGCAGTCGGACAGCACCAACCGCAGCCTGCAGAACTACGTCCAGTTCCTCAAAGCGTCCTACGCCAACGTGTTCAGTGACGGGTTCCTCAGCGGGCCCCGGCGCTCCCCGTCACCCGTCTGA